From Triticum aestivum cultivar Chinese Spring chromosome 4A, IWGSC CS RefSeq v2.1, whole genome shotgun sequence, a single genomic window includes:
- the LOC123086370 gene encoding DNA-directed RNA polymerase V subunit 5A: MNQFAPQQSSLAMDSGESSAASNAAHAAMAVDYAPEVACCVSSMVDLGGAAGVESQRLFLARRTALEMLRDRGYSVPEDELARTLPEFRAWWSETPEIERLSFSTTLASDESNKVRIVFCPPEPVKIAAIREVYLRIKEENLSCLILILQSKITSRARESIKEMFKFKVDVFQITELLVNITKHVLKPKHEVLTAEEKAKLLKQYNVVDSQLPRMLETDAVARYYGLGKGNVVKFTYDSELTVDHVTYRCIF; the protein is encoded by the exons ATGAATCAATTCGCCCCTCAGCAATCATCGCTCGCCATGGACTCAGGGGAGAGCTCCGCCGCCTCCAACGCCGCCCACGCGGCAATGGCCGTCGACTACGCCCCCGAGGTCGCCTGCTGCGTATCATCCATGGTCGACCTCGGCGGCGCCGCCGGCGTGGAGAGCCAGCGCCTGTTCCTGGCGCGCCGCACGGCGCTGGAGATGCTGCGGGACCGCGGGTACAGCGTTCCGGAGGACGAGCTCGCCCGCACCCTCCCGGAGTTCCGCGCGTGGTGGTCCGAGACGCCCGAGATCGAGCGCCTTTCCTTTTCCACAACCCTCGCCTCCGACGAGTCCAACAAG GTGCGAATTGTCTTCTGCCCACCTGAGCCCGTCAAAATCGCAGCCATCCGGGAGGTGTATCTCCGAATCAAAGAAGAGAACTTGTCTTGCCTGATTCTGATTTTGCAGAGCAAAATAACATCTAGAGCCAGGGAGTCCATCAAGGAGATGTTCAAATTCAAAGTAGATGTATTCCAG ATCACAGAGTTACTGGTGAACATTACTAAGCATGTCCTGAAGCCCAAGCATGAAGTGCTGACTGCAGAAGAAAAAGCGAAGCTCCTGAAGCAGTACAATGTGGTGGATTCACAG TTGCCTCGCATGCTAGAGACCGATGCTGTTGCTCGCTACTATGGCCTTGGCAAGGGAAACGTGGTGAAATTCACATATGACAGCGAGCTCACCGTGGACCATGTGACGTACAGATGTATCTTCTGA
- the LOC123082084 gene encoding cyanidin 3-O-rutinoside 5-O-glucosyltransferase-like → MAQPAAVRGEHGTHFLVAAYGIQGHLNPARALARRLAAIDRATATLSVPLFGHRRMFPSSSPDDQEVSDGVIHYAPFSDGQDDGSWPTGSGDETARRRRASCDSLSAVVRRLAAAGRPVTCVVCTLNMPTVVQVARAHGLPLAVYWIQPATVLVAYYHYFHGHGDGGIAAHAADPAYEATLPGLRRPMRMGRDMPSFLADDATGTGDDLSQMIVRGFREMFEQMDDEEVIMKPCMVLVNTSEALEETALEAIRPYLGDVFAIGAPVVPLAGAGEDQAIHLFAQDEEKRYMAWLETQPPKSVVYVSWGSLLTYSERQAEEILRGIRRLNLPYLWVVRREGRSPEVDRLLLATAAAVPEGMVVEWCDQVRVLSHPSVSCFVTHCGWNSTLEAVACGVPAVAAPSWSDQPVNAHLLAEEWGVAVRAEREADGVLTGAELARCVELAVGSGDMATAIAASSRAWKERVREAVAAGAPSERSLRSFVKRVQELEFLRSN, encoded by the coding sequence ATGGCCCAGCCGGCGGCGGTACGCGGGGAGCACGGCACCCACTTCCTCGTGGCGGCGTACGGGATCCAGGGCCACCTCAACCCGGCGCGCGCCCTGGCCCGCCGTCTCGCCGCCATCGACCGCGCCACGGCCACCCTCTCGGTGCCCCTCTTCGGCCACCGCCGCATGTTCCCTTCCTCCTCTCCCGACGACCAGGAGGTCAGCGACGGCGTCATCCACTACGCCCCCTTCTCCGACGGCCAAGACGACGGCAGCTGGCCCACGGGCTCGGGGGACGAAACGGCGCGCCGCCGCAGAGCGTCCTGCGACAGCCTCTCCGCCGTggtgcgccgcctcgccgccgccggccgcccggtCACCTGCGTCGTGTGCACGCTCAACATGCCGACGGTCGTCCAGGTCGCGCGCGCGCACGGCCTGCCGCTCGCCGTATACTGGATCCAGCCGGCCACGGTGCTCGTCGCCTACTACCACTACTTCCACGGGCATGGCGACGgcggcatcgccgcccacgccgctgACCCGGCGTACGAGGCCACCCTGCCGGGTCTCCGCCGGCCTATGAGGATGGGCCGCGACATGCCGTCTTTCTTGGCCGACGACGCCACGGGCACCGGGGACGACCTTTCACAGATGATCGTTCGAGGTTTCCGCGAGATGTTTGAGCAGATGGACGACGAGGAGGTCATCATGAAGCCTTGCATGGTGCTGGTGAACACGTCCGAAGCCCTGGAAGAGACGGCGCTGGAGGCGATCCGGCCGTACCTGGGCGACGTCTTCGCCATCGGCGCCCCCGTTGTTCCTCTTGCCGGAGCCGGAGAAGATCAGGCCATTCATCTGTTCGCGCAGGACGAGGAGAAGAGGTACATGGCGTGGCTGGAGACGCAGCCACCCAAGTCGGTGGTGTACGTGTCGTGGGGGAGCCTGCTCACGTACAGCGAGCGGCAGGCGGAGGAGATCCTGCGCGGCATCCGGCGCCTCAACCTGCCGTATCTGTGGGTGGTGCGGCGGGAGGGACGCTCGCCGGAGGTGGACCGCCTCCTCCTGGCAACGGCAGCGGCCGTGCCAGAGGGAATGGTGGTGGAGTGGTGTGATCAAGTGCGAGTGCTGTCGCACCCGTCGGTGTCGTGCTTCGTGacgcactgcgggtggaactcgACCCTGGAGGCGGTGGCGTGCGGCGTGCCGGCCGTGGCGGCGCCGAGCTGGTCGGACCAGCCGGTGAATGCTCACCTGCTGGCGGAGGAATGGGGCGTGGCCGTCCGGGCGGAGCGCGAGGCCGACGGGGTGCTGACCGGCGCGGAGCTGGCGAGGTGCGTCGAGCTGGCTGTTGGCAGCGGCGACATGGCCACTGCGATAGCAGCGAGCTCGAGGGCTTGGAAGGAGAGGGTAAGGGAGGCGGTGGCCGCCGGTGCGCCGTCCGAGAGAAGCCTCCGGAGCTTTGTCAAGAGAGTGCAAGAACTGGAGTTTCTAAGGAGCAACTAA